One Gelria sp. Kuro-4 DNA segment encodes these proteins:
- a CDS encoding 1-acyl-sn-glycerol-3-phosphate acyltransferase: MFYGLRVYRAELVPADGPLIVVANHVSYLDPPVLGVAFPRRVYFMAKEELFRIPAFGWLLRGLGAFPVKRGVPDRRVIKRALAVLAAGEVLGIFPEGTRSKTGELGEAEEGAALLALRTGARLVPAGIRGTRGRGPVRVVFGPPVDGSDLNPKDRTSVKVLSQRIMDSIAVLLQKADELD; this comes from the coding sequence TTGTTTTACGGGTTGCGGGTTTACCGGGCCGAACTGGTCCCGGCCGACGGCCCGCTGATCGTGGTCGCCAACCACGTGAGTTACTTGGACCCGCCCGTTCTTGGGGTGGCCTTTCCCAGGCGAGTGTACTTCATGGCTAAGGAGGAACTCTTTCGCATTCCAGCCTTCGGTTGGCTGCTGCGCGGACTGGGAGCCTTTCCCGTCAAGCGCGGTGTGCCCGATCGGCGGGTCATTAAGCGCGCTCTCGCTGTGCTTGCGGCCGGGGAGGTGCTGGGCATCTTTCCGGAAGGGACGCGCAGTAAAACGGGTGAACTGGGCGAGGCGGAAGAAGGCGCGGCGCTTCTGGCGCTCCGGACCGGCGCCCGCCTGGTGCCGGCCGGGATCCGCGGCACGCGCGGCCGGGGGCCGGTGCGCGTGGTTTTTGGGCCGCCGGTGGACGGGAGCGACCTTAACCCAAAGGACCGTACCAGCGTTAAGGTTCTTTCCCAGCGCATCATGGACAGCATCGCCGTCCTCTTGCAGAAGGCGGATGAGCTGGACTAA
- a CDS encoding pseudouridine synthase gives MQERLQKLIAQAGLASRRRAEELIAQGLVQVNGETVTELGAKADLERDTITVQGKKLPSPRRLYLLINKPRGYVTTVRDPQGRPTVLDLVGTRERVFPVGRLDIDSEGLLILTNDGRLAYLLTHPRFQVEKVYEAWVHGKPRPEDLAALLSGVLLEDGPARVQAVEVLGTWTGGSRLAVTMVEGRKREVRRLLAAVGFPVERLIRRRLGPLPLGRLPAGRFRPLTAGEVAALYHAAAGEGAKGKGRASDGPTGRTRSHHLRRKHCGGHSGGDKGASY, from the coding sequence GTGCAAGAGCGCCTGCAAAAGCTGATCGCACAGGCCGGGCTGGCTTCGCGGCGGCGAGCCGAGGAGCTTATCGCCCAGGGTCTGGTACAGGTGAACGGCGAGACCGTGACGGAGCTCGGTGCCAAGGCCGACTTGGAGCGGGACACGATCACCGTGCAGGGGAAAAAGCTCCCTTCCCCCCGGCGCCTTTACCTTCTCATCAACAAACCGCGCGGTTACGTGACCACCGTCCGCGATCCCCAGGGGCGTCCTACCGTTCTCGATCTGGTGGGCACGCGGGAGCGGGTTTTTCCCGTGGGCCGGCTGGACATCGATAGCGAGGGGCTGCTCATCCTCACCAACGATGGCCGCCTAGCCTATCTTCTCACCCACCCGCGCTTCCAAGTCGAAAAGGTTTACGAAGCATGGGTGCACGGCAAACCCAGGCCAGAGGACCTTGCAGCCCTGCTTTCCGGTGTGCTTCTGGAGGACGGCCCGGCGCGGGTCCAAGCTGTTGAGGTTTTGGGGACCTGGACAGGCGGCAGCCGACTGGCGGTGACCATGGTGGAAGGGCGCAAGCGCGAGGTGCGGCGGCTTTTGGCCGCAGTGGGCTTTCCGGTGGAGCGGCTCATTCGCCGGCGCCTGGGACCGCTGCCGCTGGGAAGGCTCCCGGCCGGCCGGTTTCGCCCTTTGACGGCCGGGGAGGTGGCAGCTTTATACCATGCCGCCGCAGGCGAAGGAGCAAAGGGAAAGGGGAGAGCGAGCGATGGCCCTACGGGGCGTACGAGGAGCCACCACCTGCGCCGCAAACACTGCGGAGGCCATTCTGGAGGCGACAAAGGAGCTTCTTACTGA
- a CDS encoding spore maturation protein, giving the protein MAAALLWASNAAVLMFVLLVLVAGWCRGVKVYETFLAGAQEGFELAVRLIPYLVGMLVAIATLRASGLLDIALAPLRGPLATLGLPPELLPLALARPLSGSASFALMADALQTYGPDSLLGRMASTMQGATDTTLYILTVYFGSVGVKRTRYALPVGLMADVAGIGAAVFIARLLWG; this is encoded by the coding sequence ATGGCTGCTGCTTTGCTTTGGGCCAGCAACGCCGCCGTCCTGATGTTTGTCCTTCTGGTGCTGGTGGCGGGCTGGTGCCGGGGCGTCAAGGTGTATGAGACCTTTTTGGCCGGCGCTCAGGAAGGCTTCGAGCTGGCGGTGCGGCTGATCCCTTACCTGGTCGGTATGCTGGTGGCCATCGCCACATTGCGTGCCTCCGGCCTGCTGGATATTGCCCTGGCACCGCTGCGCGGCCCCCTGGCCACCCTGGGGCTCCCACCCGAGCTTCTCCCCCTCGCCCTTGCCCGGCCCCTTTCAGGCAGCGCCTCCTTTGCCCTGATGGCGGATGCCCTGCAGACCTACGGGCCGGACTCGCTGCTCGGGCGCATGGCTTCCACCATGCAGGGCGCCACCGACACAACCCTGTACATCCTCACCGTCTACTTCGGTTCGGTAGGGGTAAAGCGCACCCGCTATGCACTGCCGGTGGGGCTTATGGCCGACGTTGCCGGCATCGGCGCCGCCGTCTTCATCGCCCGCCTGCTCTGGGGCTAA
- the aroH gene encoding chorismate mutase gives MALRGVRGATTCAANTAEAILEATKELLTELVKRNGLAVPDIAAAIFSLTDDLDAAFPATAARTLGWQEVPLFCCREIPVPGSIPRCLRILLLVNSERPQNAFSFVYLRGARALRPDIAACESEDRE, from the coding sequence ATGGCCCTACGGGGCGTACGAGGAGCCACCACCTGCGCCGCAAACACTGCGGAGGCCATTCTGGAGGCGACAAAGGAGCTTCTTACTGAACTGGTCAAAAGAAACGGCCTGGCTGTGCCCGATATCGCGGCGGCCATTTTCAGCTTGACGGACGACCTGGATGCAGCCTTTCCCGCCACAGCGGCCCGTACCTTGGGCTGGCAGGAGGTGCCGCTTTTTTGTTGCCGGGAAATTCCGGTCCCGGGCAGTATTCCGCGCTGCCTGCGCATCCTGCTCCTGGTGAACAGCGAGCGGCCGCAAAATGCGTTCAGCTTCGTTTATCTACGCGGCGCCCGGGCGCTGCGCCCCGACATAGCTGCGTGCGAAAGCGAGGACCGGGAATGA
- a CDS encoding ScpA family protein, with protein sequence MAVAYEVRLENFSGPFDLLCHLIEARELDICTISLAAVVDQYLAYVEAAAGQTDLDAIGEFLVMAARLLVLKARMLLPATEAPPEEDEEESPEQLVDHLREYKAFRDAARELARRLSEETNFFPSPGLGAAELGEARAERPELKLDPEVLSAAWARVAPLFKPPAPVTIIPDTPTVQEELKRLLRRLRQVPTMEFRRYLGRRARPGRVVPAFLALLELWHRERVRVWQKERFGEIIVARQEGETCSSNQ encoded by the coding sequence GTGGCCGTGGCGTACGAGGTTAGGCTGGAGAACTTCAGCGGGCCGTTCGACCTCCTCTGCCACTTAATCGAAGCCCGGGAACTTGACATCTGCACTATCTCCTTGGCTGCGGTGGTGGACCAGTATTTGGCGTACGTGGAGGCGGCCGCCGGCCAGACCGACCTGGATGCCATCGGGGAGTTTCTGGTGATGGCGGCCCGCCTCCTGGTGCTGAAGGCCCGCATGCTGCTGCCGGCGACCGAAGCGCCGCCGGAGGAGGATGAAGAGGAAAGCCCTGAGCAGCTGGTGGACCACCTGCGTGAGTACAAGGCTTTCCGGGATGCAGCGCGGGAGCTGGCCCGCCGCCTGAGTGAGGAGACGAACTTTTTCCCTTCACCGGGCCTTGGCGCCGCGGAGCTGGGCGAGGCCCGGGCCGAGCGGCCGGAGCTGAAGCTTGACCCGGAGGTGCTTTCAGCCGCCTGGGCCCGTGTGGCCCCGCTCTTCAAGCCGCCGGCTCCGGTCACCATCATCCCTGATACGCCCACGGTTCAGGAGGAGCTTAAGCGGCTCCTCAGGCGCCTGCGGCAGGTGCCGACGATGGAGTTCCGGCGTTACCTGGGCCGGAGGGCGCGCCCGGGCCGCGTAGTGCCGGCTTTTCTGGCCCTCTTGGAGCTTTGGCACCGCGAGCGGGTGCGGGTCTGGCAAAAGGAGCGGTTCGGGGAAATCATCGTGGCGCGGCAGGAGGGTGAGACGTGCAGCTCGAATCAGTGA
- the scpB gene encoding SMC-Scp complex subunit ScpB, with protein MQLESVTALLEALLFAAGRPVSVSELAAAVGLSVEDAELALAELRRQLAEGRRGLVLREVAGGLQLFTRPEFAPYIRRLLQPPERPRLSQAALETLAIIAYRQPITRLEIEAVRGVRVDQVLFTLEERGLITAVGRKEGPGRPVLFGTTPAFLRSLGLKSLGDLPPLPEAAATSEGRPPKESHPQAKSPE; from the coding sequence GTGCAGCTCGAATCAGTGACGGCTCTTCTGGAGGCGCTGCTTTTTGCCGCCGGCCGGCCGGTTTCCGTTTCCGAGCTGGCGGCTGCGGTCGGGCTTTCGGTCGAGGATGCCGAGCTCGCGCTGGCGGAGCTTAGGCGCCAGCTGGCGGAGGGCAGGCGCGGCCTGGTCCTGCGTGAGGTGGCGGGCGGTCTGCAGCTTTTTACCCGGCCTGAATTTGCCCCCTACATCCGCCGCCTGCTGCAGCCGCCGGAGAGACCACGCCTTTCCCAGGCGGCACTGGAAACCCTGGCCATCATCGCCTACCGCCAGCCCATCACCCGGCTGGAGATTGAGGCGGTGCGCGGGGTCCGGGTGGACCAGGTGCTCTTTACCCTGGAAGAGCGGGGCCTGATAACGGCGGTGGGCCGCAAGGAGGGGCCGGGCCGGCCCGTTCTTTTTGGAACCACACCGGCCTTTTTGCGCAGCTTGGGCCTGAAGAGCTTAGGCGACCTGCCCCCGCTGCCGGAAGCGGCGGCAACAAGTGAAGGCCGCCCCCCAAAAGAAAGCCACCCGCAAGCAAAAAGCCCGGAATAA
- the cmk gene encoding (d)CMP kinase encodes MKKLQVAIDGPAGSGKSTVARQLAQILGYLYLDTGAMYRAITLKALRCGVPLDDEEALSRLAQGARIELKSRPDGGQAVFLDGEEVTSALRAPAVNAAVSRVAQVPGVRRQLTRRQQALGAAGGVVMDGRDIGTVVLPAADVKVFLTASLGERVKRRLKELGERGFQLTPEAVRQEVLRRDREDEQRALAPLRPAPDAHIIDTSDLTPAEVVARIIALVRQRQGGAGR; translated from the coding sequence ATGAAGAAACTGCAGGTTGCCATCGATGGGCCGGCGGGCTCAGGCAAAAGCACGGTGGCCCGTCAGCTGGCTCAGATCCTGGGGTACCTGTACCTTGACACCGGCGCCATGTACCGCGCGATAACCTTAAAAGCCCTGCGCTGCGGGGTTCCGTTGGACGACGAAGAGGCCTTAAGCCGTTTGGCCCAGGGCGCGCGCATTGAGCTCAAAAGCCGGCCCGACGGCGGACAAGCTGTTTTCCTGGACGGGGAGGAGGTAACGTCTGCGCTGCGCGCGCCGGCGGTTAACGCGGCGGTGTCGCGGGTGGCCCAGGTGCCCGGTGTACGCCGCCAGCTTACCCGCCGGCAGCAGGCTTTAGGGGCAGCGGGCGGGGTGGTGATGGACGGGCGCGACATCGGCACGGTGGTGCTGCCGGCGGCCGATGTGAAGGTTTTCCTCACGGCGTCGTTGGGGGAAAGGGTAAAGCGCCGGCTGAAGGAGCTGGGCGAGCGCGGCTTTCAGCTTACCCCGGAGGCGGTGCGGCAGGAGGTCCTGCGCCGCGACCGGGAGGACGAGCAGCGGGCCCTGGCGCCGCTTCGGCCGGCCCCCGATGCCCACATCATCGATACCAGTGACCTTACTCCGGCAGAGGTGGTGGCGCGCATCATAGCGCTGGTGCGCCAACGCCAGGGCGGCGCGGGGCGCTGA
- a CDS encoding site-2 protease family protein, which produces MWLARDMIFRIPALLLALTVHEYAHAKVADALGDPTPRAYGRLTLNPLAHLDPLGLLMLWLVRFGWAKPVPINPNYLRPRRAGLILVSLAGAGANVLTALVLLILLKLQVLLFNEGLASIVELAMWYNIFLAVFNLIPIPPLDGSKVLAELLPRRTAYELARWEPYGPVILIVLLYLGLTSIILLPLASWLYQVLYSVTDLIVFGFLYRILLRF; this is translated from the coding sequence ATGTGGCTTGCCCGCGACATGATCTTTCGCATTCCGGCCCTGCTGCTGGCGCTGACGGTACATGAGTATGCCCATGCGAAGGTGGCGGATGCGCTGGGTGATCCCACGCCCCGCGCTTACGGGCGGCTGACGCTTAATCCGCTGGCTCACCTGGACCCTTTAGGGCTCTTAATGCTCTGGCTGGTGCGCTTCGGCTGGGCCAAGCCGGTTCCGATAAACCCCAATTACCTGCGGCCGCGCCGGGCCGGCCTGATCCTCGTCTCCCTGGCTGGAGCGGGGGCCAACGTCCTGACGGCGCTTGTCCTCTTAATTCTCCTTAAGCTGCAGGTGCTGCTCTTCAACGAAGGCCTGGCCAGCATTGTGGAGCTGGCCATGTGGTATAATATTTTTCTGGCTGTCTTTAACTTAATACCGATTCCGCCTCTGGACGGCTCAAAGGTGCTGGCGGAGCTGCTGCCGCGCCGCACAGCCTATGAGCTGGCGCGCTGGGAGCCGTACGGCCCGGTAATCCTTATCGTGCTCCTTTACCTGGGCCTGACCAGCATAATCCTCTTACCGCTTGCCTCCTGGTTGTACCAGGTTTTGTACAGCGTGACCGACCTTATTGTGTTTGGCTTCCTGTATCGTATCCTGCTGCGCTTTTGA
- a CDS encoding FAD-dependent oxidoreductase, translated as MVKVIVVGGGWAGCAAALAAKQAGAEVVLLERTDMLLGAGLVGGIMMNNGRRTAALEATALGGEAIFAALEGIYRHRNLSFPGHAHACLYDVLKAEPAIRSLLAARGVTIRTQSRVAGVKKEGDRVRAVILEDGTVLYADSFVDATGTSGPMGNCLRYGQGCALCIQRCPAFGPRTSLVALAGGSEYPFVKPDGTYGAMSGSCKLVKESLAPDLRAELEASGKVEVPLPSELVRPQKLKMKVCQQYALPAFANNIILLDTGHAKLMAPFFPLEYLRRLPGFAEARFADPYAAGKGNSMRLLAMAYRDNALKVTGLANVFVGGEKQGPAVGHTEAITTGLLAGHNAVRGARNKDFLVLPRTLASGELIAQITADLAAGRPGSRSYSFSGAGFFQLMREKNLYCTEEAEVFRRVKDAGLEGIYARPLK; from the coding sequence GTGGTCAAGGTGATCGTGGTGGGCGGCGGCTGGGCCGGCTGCGCGGCGGCCCTGGCCGCCAAGCAGGCGGGGGCGGAAGTGGTGCTCCTGGAAAGGACGGACATGCTCCTGGGAGCCGGCCTGGTTGGCGGCATCATGATGAACAACGGGCGGCGGACGGCGGCGCTGGAAGCCACGGCACTGGGCGGGGAGGCCATCTTTGCCGCCCTGGAGGGCATCTACCGTCACCGGAACCTGAGCTTCCCCGGTCACGCCCATGCCTGCCTGTATGACGTGCTGAAAGCAGAGCCTGCCATCCGCAGCCTCCTGGCGGCGCGCGGCGTTACCATCCGCACCCAAAGCCGGGTCGCCGGGGTGAAGAAAGAAGGAGACCGTGTCCGGGCGGTTATCCTGGAAGATGGCACCGTGCTTTACGCCGACAGCTTTGTGGACGCCACGGGGACTTCCGGCCCCATGGGCAATTGCCTGCGCTACGGGCAGGGCTGCGCGCTCTGCATCCAGCGTTGCCCGGCCTTTGGGCCGCGCACCTCGCTGGTGGCGCTGGCGGGCGGCAGCGAATACCCGTTCGTGAAGCCGGACGGCACCTACGGCGCCATGAGCGGGTCCTGCAAGCTGGTCAAAGAATCGCTTGCACCCGACCTGCGCGCCGAGCTCGAGGCCAGCGGCAAGGTGGAGGTACCGCTTCCCTCTGAGCTCGTCCGCCCGCAGAAGCTGAAGATGAAGGTGTGCCAGCAGTATGCACTGCCGGCTTTTGCGAACAATATCATTCTGCTCGATACGGGGCATGCTAAACTCATGGCTCCTTTCTTTCCCCTCGAGTACCTGCGCCGTCTGCCGGGCTTTGCCGAGGCCCGTTTTGCCGACCCATACGCCGCCGGGAAAGGGAACTCGATGCGGCTTCTGGCCATGGCCTACCGGGACAACGCGCTCAAGGTCACCGGCCTGGCCAACGTCTTTGTCGGTGGGGAGAAGCAGGGGCCGGCGGTGGGACATACGGAAGCCATCACCACCGGGCTTTTGGCGGGACACAACGCCGTGCGGGGGGCCAGGAACAAGGACTTCCTGGTGTTGCCGCGCACGCTGGCCAGCGGCGAACTGATCGCCCAAATCACGGCCGACCTCGCAGCGGGTCGTCCGGGCAGCCGCAGCTATAGTTTTTCTGGAGCAGGATTTTTCCAGCTCATGCGCGAAAAGAATCTTTACTGCACCGAGGAAGCCGAAGTGTTCCGGCGGGTTAAGGATGCCGGCTTGGAGGGCATTTACGCCCGTCCTTTGAAGTAA
- the ytxC gene encoding putative sporulation protein YtxC, protein MRHSINIATTEHPAAVRQRLTEELLQLKREGLDVSLSESIYGNQTFLGCDINTRTLLPPGEAQLVLRYFIANALADVILNHWEESLVRELVREECRHFSGEERREIAQMVLRKLGETWNQGQGTPYLRRRGQIAKKLLEYLETSDFLVLEGFIRFRLSEYREELREVVSRAADDFVVEKEYQEFIRLLRYFVDLQGPQLPEVQVVLKQGDRFELFDAENRALRRQELPERTVPEEDLNYGDLLISTLIALSPAHITLHLGSQRVTEELVATIHDVFAGRVDICPGCRLCQPLAD, encoded by the coding sequence ATGAGGCACAGCATCAACATCGCCACGACAGAGCACCCCGCCGCCGTACGCCAGCGATTGACAGAGGAACTCTTGCAGCTTAAGCGGGAAGGGCTGGATGTCAGCCTGAGCGAGTCCATCTACGGCAACCAGACCTTCCTGGGTTGCGATATAAACACCCGCACCTTACTGCCTCCTGGTGAGGCTCAACTTGTCTTGCGCTACTTTATCGCCAATGCCTTGGCAGATGTGATCCTTAACCACTGGGAAGAGTCCCTGGTGCGCGAGCTGGTACGGGAAGAGTGCCGCCACTTTTCGGGGGAGGAACGCCGTGAAATAGCCCAAATGGTCCTCAGAAAGCTGGGGGAAACCTGGAATCAAGGGCAGGGGACACCTTACCTGCGGCGGCGGGGACAAATAGCGAAGAAGCTTTTGGAATACCTGGAAACTTCTGATTTCCTGGTGCTGGAAGGCTTTATTCGTTTCCGCCTTTCCGAGTACCGCGAGGAACTACGCGAAGTGGTGAGCCGGGCAGCGGACGACTTTGTGGTGGAAAAGGAATACCAGGAGTTTATTCGCCTGCTGCGCTATTTTGTGGACCTACAGGGCCCGCAGCTGCCGGAGGTGCAGGTGGTACTGAAGCAGGGCGATCGGTTTGAGCTGTTTGACGCCGAAAACCGGGCGCTGCGGAGGCAAGAACTCCCGGAACGGACGGTGCCGGAGGAAGATCTAAACTATGGGGACCTGCTGATCAGCACCTTGATTGCCCTTTCACCTGCGCACATCACCCTTCACTTGGGATCACAGCGGGTCACAGAGGAACTCGTGGCCACGATTCACGACGTCTTTGCCGGCCGCGTCGATATCTGCCCCGGCTGCCGGCTGTGCCAGCCACTCGCAGACTGA
- the trpS gene encoding tryptophan--tRNA ligase translates to MKGRVLNGMRPTGRLHLGNYLGSVVNMVELQKDYECYFTIVDWHALTTGYEDTAELQDNILNIAIDWLSAGIDPEKSTVFVQSNVKEHGELHLLFSMVTPLSWLERVPTYKEQLKQLEGRNIATYGFLGYPVLMAADILVYKADTVPVGEDQLPHLEIAREIARRFNFLYQKQVFPEPQAKLTKFALLPGIDGRKMSKSYGNEIRMSDSPEEIRAKVAQMVTDPERIKKTDPGHPEVCVPYQFYKAFSAATHEAVAKECKSAGIGCVACKRRLADVIAERMAPIHERRQQLAAHPDDVRDILREGARRARLVAARTVEEAREAMNLRDL, encoded by the coding sequence ATGAAAGGTCGTGTTCTCAACGGCATGCGCCCGACGGGGCGACTCCACCTGGGCAATTACCTGGGCTCTGTGGTCAACATGGTGGAGCTGCAAAAGGATTACGAGTGTTACTTCACCATCGTTGATTGGCACGCCTTGACGACAGGCTATGAGGATACAGCTGAGCTGCAGGATAACATTCTGAACATCGCCATCGACTGGCTGAGCGCCGGGATTGACCCGGAGAAGAGCACCGTATTTGTTCAGTCCAACGTGAAGGAACATGGCGAACTGCACCTACTCTTTTCCATGGTCACCCCGCTCTCCTGGCTCGAGCGGGTGCCGACGTACAAGGAACAGCTCAAGCAGCTGGAAGGCCGCAACATCGCCACCTACGGTTTCTTGGGTTATCCGGTGCTGATGGCCGCCGACATCCTTGTTTACAAGGCCGACACGGTTCCGGTGGGTGAGGACCAGCTGCCCCACCTGGAGATCGCCCGGGAGATTGCCCGGCGTTTCAACTTCCTCTACCAGAAACAGGTCTTTCCCGAGCCCCAGGCTAAGCTTACCAAGTTCGCGTTGCTGCCCGGTATCGACGGCCGCAAGATGAGCAAGAGCTACGGCAACGAGATCCGCATGTCGGACTCGCCGGAGGAAATCCGCGCCAAGGTGGCGCAGATGGTCACCGACCCTGAGCGCATCAAAAAGACCGATCCCGGGCACCCGGAGGTTTGCGTCCCTTACCAGTTCTACAAGGCCTTCAGCGCTGCCACCCACGAAGCGGTGGCAAAGGAGTGCAAGAGCGCCGGCATCGGCTGCGTGGCATGCAAGCGGCGGCTGGCCGATGTGATCGCCGAGCGGATGGCGCCCATTCATGAACGGCGCCAGCAGCTTGCGGCTCACCCGGACGACGTGCGCGATATCCTCCGGGAAGGGGCACGGCGGGCGCGCCTGGTGGCGGCCCGTACCGTCGAGGAAGCCCGGGAAGCCATGAACCTGCGCGACCTTTAG
- a CDS encoding nucleoside recognition domain-containing protein — MLDVLWLSFLVGGLGLALVNGRSEAVTLALMQASAEAVELALGLVGAMAFWLGLMRIAEEAGLVRGLARVLAPLFRFLFPSVPKGDQAEGAILMNIAANVLGLGNAATPLGLKAMQRLQELNPHPEEATPAMCTFLALNTCCVTLVPTAVLAARAAAGSSAPAVIVGPTFLATLTATVVAVAADRLFRSRWKR, encoded by the coding sequence ATGCTCGATGTGCTCTGGCTCTCCTTTCTTGTCGGCGGCCTCGGCCTGGCCCTCGTAAACGGGCGTTCCGAGGCGGTGACCCTGGCGCTGATGCAGGCCTCGGCCGAGGCAGTGGAACTGGCCCTGGGGCTGGTCGGCGCCATGGCGTTTTGGCTCGGGCTGATGCGCATCGCCGAAGAGGCCGGACTGGTCCGCGGCCTGGCCCGGGTACTGGCACCGCTCTTCCGCTTCCTTTTCCCCAGTGTGCCCAAGGGGGACCAGGCGGAAGGGGCGATCCTCATGAACATCGCCGCCAACGTGCTCGGTTTGGGCAACGCGGCGACGCCCCTGGGGCTTAAGGCCATGCAACGCCTGCAGGAGCTGAACCCGCACCCCGAAGAAGCGACGCCGGCCATGTGTACCTTCCTGGCGCTTAACACCTGCTGTGTCACCCTGGTTCCTACCGCGGTACTCGCAGCGCGGGCCGCGGCTGGATCGTCGGCGCCGGCGGTGATTGTCGGTCCGACGTTTCTCGCCACCTTAACCGCCACGGTGGTGGCGGTTGCAGCCGATCGGCTGTTCCGTTCGCGCTGGAAGAGGTGA
- a CDS encoding DUF2953 domain-containing protein: MFILFLAARIRLELVYCTCPQEEFALRLGLLWQVRRCQIRLPFYTWRPGAGGGQPSARLGGRRWGARVRLADTRFLLRLAAGLLQRLELEAEGWIRFGTGDAAATGFASGLIWSGLGLAQALAQQVLRRSRIRIQLEPEFARGCLEVDLKCIAAVPVTHIISVAARALTYLWQEQAERKRRGGKEGWPNILFRAS, translated from the coding sequence TTGTTCATACTTTTCCTGGCGGCGCGCATCCGGCTCGAACTGGTTTACTGCACCTGTCCGCAGGAAGAATTCGCACTGCGCCTCGGCCTGCTCTGGCAGGTACGCCGGTGCCAGATCAGGCTGCCGTTTTACACCTGGCGGCCGGGTGCGGGCGGGGGGCAGCCCAGCGCGCGCCTGGGTGGGCGCCGGTGGGGCGCCCGGGTGCGTTTAGCGGACACGCGTTTCCTGCTCCGGTTGGCTGCGGGCTTGCTGCAGCGGCTCGAGCTCGAGGCCGAAGGCTGGATTAGATTTGGCACCGGGGACGCCGCCGCCACCGGTTTTGCGAGTGGCCTCATCTGGAGCGGCCTGGGGCTGGCGCAGGCGCTGGCGCAGCAGGTGCTGCGGCGCAGCCGCATCCGCATCCAGCTGGAACCCGAGTTTGCGCGCGGCTGCCTGGAGGTGGATCTTAAGTGCATAGCCGCTGTGCCTGTGACTCATATTATAAGTGTTGCTGCACGCGCCCTTACATACCTGTGGCAAGAGCAGGCAGAACGAAAGCGGCGAGGGGGTAAAGAAGGATGGCCGAACATCCTATTCAGGGCCTCATGA
- the ytfJ gene encoding GerW family sporulation protein gives MAEHPIQGLMKTAMESIKDMVDVNTVVGDPVETPDGSVIIPVSRVSLGFAAGGGEYEPRGGGQGGEAGAALPFGGGSGAGVSVQPVAFVVVGGGQVRLLPVDSRALYDRLIDLAPQVLEHLDSLVGGLKTKRPREDTEEENGRGRSRYRGSDHEPSPEYSPQGRR, from the coding sequence ATGGCCGAACATCCTATTCAGGGCCTCATGAAGACGGCTATGGAGAGCATCAAGGACATGGTGGATGTCAACACCGTGGTCGGGGACCCGGTGGAGACCCCGGACGGCAGCGTGATCATTCCCGTGTCTCGGGTCTCGCTGGGCTTTGCCGCCGGCGGCGGGGAGTACGAACCCCGGGGCGGCGGCCAGGGTGGGGAGGCTGGAGCCGCCCTGCCTTTTGGCGGCGGCAGCGGTGCCGGGGTGAGTGTGCAACCGGTGGCCTTTGTGGTGGTGGGCGGAGGGCAGGTGCGGCTCCTGCCGGTGGACAGCCGGGCCCTTTACGACCGCCTGATCGACCTGGCACCGCAGGTGCTCGAGCACCTGGATTCCCTGGTCGGCGGCCTGAAAACCAAGCGCCCGCGCGAAGATACGGAAGAAGAAAACGGGCGTGGCCGTTCCCGTTACCGGGGAAGTGACCATGAACCGTCACCGGAGTACAGCCCTCAAGGGCGAAGATAG